One window of the Cryptomeria japonica chromosome 7, Sugi_1.0, whole genome shotgun sequence genome contains the following:
- the LOC131056396 gene encoding NEP1-interacting protein-like 2: MDMPVTKMWKKYDRKEIPSRLLVLTLARPETGRCPIFWHLPIGVAGSLQRPTRFPTRENARFPGSLNSYTLIKALLQKVAGAGAFTGAVTGALAGRASDSGLIRGAGLGAVAGAVLSVEVLEASRAYWYSERSRSRSSSSMADFIEELLNGRFVQEQVGPATLTAYHWQVRIAGSSHEEIYDIFGEDGMQGLSGDSLEKLPRHLITEEIKKDVCGENICCTICLQDLQQGETARSLPLCHHTFHMSCVDKWLMRHGSCPVCRQDI; the protein is encoded by the exons ATGGACATGCCCGTCACAAAGATGTGGAAAAAATATGACAGAAAGGAGATTCCCTCGAGATTGTTAGTTCTGACTCTGGCACGCCCAGAAACTGGCA GATGCCCAATTTTTTGGCACCTACCTATTGGGGTTGCAGGCAGCTTACAGAGGCCTACTCGATTCCCAACTAGAGAGAACGCACGCTTCCCGGGATCTCTGAACAGCTACACACTGATCAAGGCTTTATTGCAGAAAGTTGCAGGTG CAGGAGCTTTTACTGGAGCTGTCACAGGTGCATTAGCAGGCCGAGCCTCTGACAGTGGCCTTATTCGTGGAGCTGGATTAGGAGCTGTGGCGGGTGCTGTTCTATCTGTTGAGGTGTTGGAAGCATCTCGTGCTTATTGGTATTCAGAGCGGTCCAGATCCAGGAGCTCATCATCAATG GCAGATTTCATTGAAGAGCTCCTTAATGGAAGGTTTGTACAAGAACAGGTTGGCCCAGCAACACTAACTGCATACCATTGGCAG GTTAGAATTGCAGGGTCGAGCCATGAAGAGATTTATGACATATTTGGAGAAGATGGAATGCAAGGGTTATCTGGGGATTCCCTAGAGAAACTTCCTCGACATCTAATCACTGAAGAAATTAAAAAGGATGTTTGTGGGGAGAACATTTGTTGCACTATATGTTTGCAG gaCCTTCAACAAGGAGAAACTGCTAGGAGCCTGCCTTTATGCCATCATACATTTCACATGTCCTGTGTAGATAAATGGCTTATGAGGCATGGATCCTGCCCTGTCTGTAGGCAAGATATTTAG